GTGCGAGAGGTCGACGACCGGGAAGAACACCGTGGTGCCGGGCCGGTTCGACAGGAAACGGTTGGAATCGAGATAGGCCGGGAAGTCGCGCATCCCCGTCGGCACGTCGATGCGCCGGTCGAGGAGCCGGACCTTGGCGGCCTCGGCGCGGGACAGAAGCGCCGCCTCGGACCAGGGGTCGATGCCCTCCTCGGGCGGGGGCAGGTGGCGGATGAAATAGGTGCCTTCGTCGTTGATCATGAAGAAATAGGTGCCCTGCGCATTGTCGGGGCTGCCCGCGGTGCGCCCCTCCATCACGAGGTTCGGCTTTGACATGATCGGATCGCCGGTCTCGTCGTCCTGCCACGGCCGGTCGGGCATGGTGAGCCCGGTGGCCCCGGTGGCCGCGATGAGGATCGCCTCTTCAAGCTTGCTCAGCGGCACCGGCTCGGCTTTCGACGTGTAGGAGGCCGAGCCCGCGGGCACGTCGTAGCCGCGCGGCACGCGCCGGGTGCGCCGCGACCAGAGCACGCGGGCGAGGGGCTCCTGCAGGAAGGCGGCGAGGCCGGACTGGGGGTGATCGTGGTCCTTCATGACGGCGCCCTCCTAGACCGTCCGCCACGGCGCAAAGGCGGTGGCGTCGCGCGGCAGCACCGGCCCCAGCTCGGGACAGTGGCGCAGGATCACGCTGGTCATGGAATTGCGCTCGATCCAGTCCATGCCGAGCGGCGAGTAGATCTCGGGCCGGAAGTCCACCGTCAGGAAGCGATCCGACTGCAACCGGCGCGAGGCCATGAGGATGAAGATGCGGAAGGCGGTGTCGGAGAAGCCGAAGCCGGTGGGCGGCGCCTCGCCGAGCAGGCCGACGACCGTATCGACGTGGTCGAGCTGGCCGTAGATCTCGCGGCAGAGCCGGTTGGTCTCGGGGTCCGGGGTCAGGTCATCCCAAGACTTGATTTCCGGCATGTGCAGCCCGCGGCGGAAGCCGTTGTAGCGCGGCACCTTGCGCACCCGCGTGCGCATGATGTCCACCACCGACAGGTCGATCACCTCGCCCTCGCGCTCGAAATGCTGCAGCGAGCGGGGGAAGTTGTGCAGGGTGATCGCCCCGGGATGGGCGGTGCCGAAGGAGTAGAGCGCGTCGCGCAGCCCGATGGCGCGCATCTCGTCGTCGGCCTGCGCTCCCTGGATGTCGAGGAAGCCCCGGCGCAGCCGCTGCTTCCCGGTGCCGTAGTCGTAGAAGATGTAATCGTCGGGGATGAGAGGGTGCATCCGGTAGACCGTGGCGAACTCCTCGGTCAGCGAGTAGGGCGCGGCGTGGTGGTCGGGCATGGTCCGGGGGATGCCCTTCAGCGCGTGCACGTCGGTCAGCCAGATGCCGAGCTTCGTCAGCCAGTCGCCCGAGGGCGGGCCGTACCAGTTGGTCTTCATGCCGATGTCGAGCGCCTCGGTGCCGAGGATGGCGGGCGTCCATTCCACCGTGTGGATCTTGGCGATCAGAGCCGAGACGATCAGCCGGGCGGTCTGGTAGAGCCGCTCGTCGTCCCAGTGCGGGTAGGCGCGTCCGAGCTCGCCCACCAGCACGTTGTGCTCGCGCGCGAAGAGCGTGTGCATCACGGACAGCCCCATCCACCAGCTCTCGTTGAAGCCGGTCATCGACATGCCGTTCACGTCCTCGGGCAGGTAGCCCTTCTCGTTGAGCCTGATCCGCGGCCCGTCGCGCAGCGAGCGGGCGCGCTCGGGATCGGCGCCGTAGACCTCCGATCCGTCCCACCAGTGCGAGGTGGTGTTGGTGAAGACCCAGTCCGACGACGGATGGGGCACGTTGCCCGAGATGCGCATCTCGCGCCCCGGGGTGTCGCCGGGACGCGAGGCCCAGTCGGGATACTTGCCGGGGATCGGCACGACCAGGTCCTGCTCGCCCAGCTTGCGCCGCTGGTGCGCCACCCAGTCATGCACCTGGAACTGGATCCAGGCGGCGGCGAGGATGTTGAGCGTGCGCGCCGGGATGAAGGCCTTGCGGTCCATCAGCTCGCGGCAGACGGTGACGGCGTTGGGCTCGTCGGGGGGGATCGTCTCGAGCGGCATGTTGCGCCCGAAGGTCGCGCCGACCGCGCCCATGCGCGGATCGCTCAGGTCATTGGCGCGCCCGTCGTAGGTGCGGAAGGCGCGCTCCTCCGGCAGCGGGGCGACGGGCAGGGCGCGGGCCGAGGGCGGGGCCTCGCGCGGCTCGGTGTCGACGAGGTTCTGCGCGCGCAGGTCGTAGCGCAGCGCGTCGAGGTTGAGCAGGCTGGTCCGCAGCCGCATCCGGTGCCACGGCACACGGGTGTTGAGCTTGCGCAGCAGCCACCGCGTGCCGCCGCCGAACATGCGGTTCTGCAGCGGCGGGCGCTCGGACCGCCAGCGCATCGCGCTGCGGTGATGCAGCGAGGCGTCGTAGACCGCCTTGCGCGCGCGGTTGAGGTGGCCGAGTGGGCG
The Salipiger sp. H15 DNA segment above includes these coding regions:
- a CDS encoding peroxidase family protein, which encodes MSDGGDGGLSAGRVKWAETYRGGSPEAERAEFLKLADLMLDAQLKSRKAGKARRVDRAFHAKSIAAFSGGTLTFSQALPEDLRVGFARPGASYPASVRFSNAASFAKSDEEKDLRGLALRIAVSETEHHDLLATNWPVPHARDAHQFVHFAHAVSGGGLSRAAGLAGLCRTLGVSEVRRMLGNVREALRPCDSVALESYWSRGAIRWGDEAVRYAFKPARGTPGAFPAHGAGRLSAEFAQRIAAGDVTFELYLQRFVTESLTPIEDAAQDWTERDSPPILAATLTLPRRDLTAPDAIAEQRALDDGGFNPWNTTEEFRPLGHLNRARKAVYDASLHHRSAMRWRSERPPLQNRMFGGGTRWLLRKLNTRVPWHRMRLRTSLLNLDALRYDLRAQNLVDTEPREAPPSARALPVAPLPEERAFRTYDGRANDLSDPRMGAVGATFGRNMPLETIPPDEPNAVTVCRELMDRKAFIPARTLNILAAAWIQFQVHDWVAHQRRKLGEQDLVVPIPGKYPDWASRPGDTPGREMRISGNVPHPSSDWVFTNTTSHWWDGSEVYGADPERARSLRDGPRIRLNEKGYLPEDVNGMSMTGFNESWWMGLSVMHTLFAREHNVLVGELGRAYPHWDDERLYQTARLIVSALIAKIHTVEWTPAILGTEALDIGMKTNWYGPPSGDWLTKLGIWLTDVHALKGIPRTMPDHHAAPYSLTEEFATVYRMHPLIPDDYIFYDYGTGKQRLRRGFLDIQGAQADDEMRAIGLRDALYSFGTAHPGAITLHNFPRSLQHFEREGEVIDLSVVDIMRTRVRKVPRYNGFRRGLHMPEIKSWDDLTPDPETNRLCREIYGQLDHVDTVVGLLGEAPPTGFGFSDTAFRIFILMASRRLQSDRFLTVDFRPEIYSPLGMDWIERNSMTSVILRHCPELGPVLPRDATAFAPWRTV